A stretch of DNA from Hypanus sabinus isolate sHypSab1 unplaced genomic scaffold, sHypSab1.hap1 scaffold_1538, whole genome shotgun sequence:
agagagagagagagagagagagagagagagagagagagagagagagagagagagagagagagagagagagagagagagagagagagagagagagagagagagaaaccatggcagagtgttccaaaaaaaaatataaaacgtacttcaccccagactacactgaagtgttcccctgcctaataggggtcaggaataatgacagtgttgctcgctgcactgtttgcaacagtgaattttctattgcccatggggggttaaatcactgttgaggtgagtttaacgggTGTCATTCATTCATCAGCACAGCTAAcgctatttaaactagctggcttgccgctaaggagctactctattgcagacatcccacctctcccgggaaTTCCGGGAGTatcccgcaaattgatggtgctaccgCCTTGAAATGAGATTTTGCAGGGTTGGATTATTTGAATTCAACGTGTCcttcactccttctctgccattcatttTATCCAAGGCGTCGCTCCCTCCTTGGTTACGTTTCGACCCGGCCGAACGGGGTCTCATTCAGTCACCACATCTCTTCCTTTTTATCAATAAAATTAACGATGCTGACGGTCGTTTTCAATCGCCGTCTCACCCACTCCTTTCCCGGCGTTCAATTTAAACAAGTTATCACAACAGTAAACTGCCCCGTCAGACAGGATAAGCGAAGCCGCGGCCATTTTATGTCAGAGCAATAGGTCATTTTAAATCGCCCCAttaccccctctcccttctcaaTATGCCACTGACTCCATTTCGGCCATTTTACCCGGTGCGTCTCTCCTGCTCtgttgtctgtccatcactctctccctgtcgGCCATTGTAACAAAGGTATCAGAGACTATTTCAGGTCGGGTCGCCACTCCCTCGGATTTGTCACCTCCTGGCGTCCATTTTCTCTCAGTGCATCCCTCCCTTCCTCCATGTAAACCATTTTCAAAGCGcgcgtcaccccctccctattgACAATGTTATAttggcgcgtcactctctccctgttattaattctatattctggtTTTAATCCAGAATCCAATAGTTAATCAGCACATAACCTTCCCCGCCCCCGGTGATAATTTTCAGTCAGTGCACAAGCCTCACTCTGTCGGCCATTATCACTCAGCCCATCACTTTCTCCGCGGAGACCATTTTCAGTCAACCTTTCACTCCCTCCCCAGTGACCATTCTAAATCCTTCTGTCGCTCCTTCCCATGTCACCATTTTCCATCAGGAGCCCCTCGCAGGACAGACACTCTCGACCACCCTCCACTCGATTGCGCAGACTGTTTAtcacaaataataaatatatcgCAAACAATAGAGACCCATCCGACATCCTCATCTCCGGATCCTGTGCGTCATCACTCCGAGTgtcgtggagagaggaggatacagACACCAGGTAACGTGTGCGGTAATACTCCCGGTGTCGATACAGAGACCCGACACGGTGCGCGGTAAAACTCTCAGTGCGGAGACAGAGATCGGAAATTCTGCCTGGCAAAATTCCCAATTTGGGATTTGAGGACGGGAACCGTGCCGTGTATAACTTCCTGTGTGCTACGTGGACACAGGGAACCGGGCGCAATGAATCTCCCGACGTGGGGAAACGGAAAGGGTAAACCTCTCTCATACGCACCCCACCCCCCGCCATCTTCAGATAGATGTGTCGAATGTCCTTCAGTCCGATCCTATCCGCCGTCTCCGCCAGGAGATGAGCATCGTCAGTGTTACAAAGCCGTCACCATCCGCACCACCCTCGACTTTCCGAGTAACTAATAAACCCATCGGCGTTCTCGTCAAATTTCCTAAATCCTCTCCGAGTTCTGTCAAATACAGAATTCAGGCGTCCCCGACAATTTCCAGCATCCCATTCCTGTCGGAAATGAACTGAAAGGAGTTCCATTGGGAGGCAGACGGTGGGAATGGCCAGATGCCACTGGGTGATCGGACGACAGGAGTGAATAGGAAGCGGTGAAGACGATGGGGGTAAATGGGAAGGGGCGGGTCCACTGGTAGGCAAATAGTGGGAGCGAATGGGAAGGGGCGGTGCCCACTGGAAGTTTGGACGATGCAAGCGAATGGGTCAGAGTGCGTCCCGTTAGGAATGCGGATAGTTGgactgaatgggaatgggtggggtccattgggagtgtggatggtgggaaggAATGGGAAAGAATGACATTTGATTGGGATCACGGTCCGTGTGAGTGGGCGGGAAGGGACGGGAGGGacgggaaggggtggagtcccaCTTTGCAAAATTATCCTCAACTTTGATTTCATTCTGGTCTACCTCTGGAACCTAGAAGTCAAATGTGATTGTTAACCGCTATGGTTATGATTACCGTCTGTAGTCCCCTGCCTGTTTGtgccccctcccaccctctcctggtttgtgcactgtgtgtgtgtgtgtgtgtgtgtgtgtgtgtgtgtgtgtgtgtgtagttccCTGTGCTACAGTTCCAAAATGAACACAATGAGagtctcctctgtaatctgttttGACTCGAGAACTGCAGACCTTTTTGTTCCCGTGTCAGACCTCAGAAGAGTgtcatgggatggtgtggatggagattcactctgtgtctgaccccgggagtgcgtgatgggacggtgtggagggagattcactctgtgtctgaccccgggagtgtgtgatgggacggtgtggagggagcttcactctgtgtttgaccccgggagtctatGATGGAATAATGTGGCTCAACGCCGGTGTGCCTTCCCCCATCCCTATCGTACTCGGGACCCAAGTGAAATCACGTCTGACATTACAGTCGATTTTAACTGTCTGCGGGGGCAATCAGCCACAATGGGGGTAGGGTGGACATGCGATCCTGGGCACCCAGACTCTGATACGCTGCTGAGGAGCTCAGACCCACTATTACACTGCACAGGGTGCGGGGGCAGCTGTAACCCCAGGTCACTGTTTCTCCTTTCAAGTGACTCAAGTCCGACACCAAGACGGAaagttacagcggtttattgatttcatcatgacaaatataaattaaacaacgagtgagctgctgacgtgcgggaataaataagctgctcccgactcactcacactcacacacaattaactggcCGGCGACAACGATTGACcggttgaataatcagtcccgtttctcaccgtcactctgcatcggggaaccgatgattatcaaatcacacttcagggccgtgtccgggatcgctgcagatccagggtcactgccgagggatttgtccatttaacatcattatatcggccaggctgcagaatgcaccgtcctcagcaaagggagcaaaaggattctctccgGGGATAATCCCACCCTGGGATACCGGTGTCCCAGACTAAGCCCCGCCCCCGGGTTCTTCCTGCCTGTGTAATACCCCGGGGTCTCGCGTGGGGGAGTCTTGAACCCGCACATCCGGCGGAAGCTGGTGCTGGACCGGAGGAGATATACGTCAGTGCAGGATCACAACGAACAACACACAGCGCGAGACTGGAGCCAGTtccgttaaaaccgttgggaatcACACCTGGATCACGGCCATTAAATGTAACGGCGGGAGTTAAAATGGAGGGTGTGGAATCTGTCAAAATGTCCCCATCCCGCGagcggggatgttcacacattcagatgttcacaggatcacagatccaccatcagtccgggtctgggttccaggTAAGATAAAGGTTAAAGgccagatgttcacagatccactactATCAGTCCGGGTCTGAGTCCCCGCAAAGATCTCAGTTTATTCCCCTCGgcctcactgaaccgattccagtgcagcctgaaacagatggaggAATAAAGgtgaaataaacagattacacaacagtgtcagtaacaggggaccggggttaatgtttcaacaacactcacagacaaatatcaccagaaaacccgcggatccgctgatattttatcacattgaacattaacacaaacactcacccgatccactccagactcgggagggtcagtatgaggtggcggagagcggggacagatcggtctgtcagcgaGTTTGATCCCAAGTTCAGCCACGTCAGTGAtggttttgtactgagagcggagacgagatcctcgacaccagaatctgtgagaccgacactccccagactagagttgagagagagtgagggtgaaggacacagagagacaggagacggtacaaatccccagtgtttatcagtaacacaattactgatcacattaatgttcagtgtcagacacccagtgactgtaaacgcaATCTCCctcagtctggtacttaccgcagagcctgtattttacactccgggttcctcagagccatagacaccagtttcactcctgaatctcccagtttattatcactaaggtacagctccgtcagtgatgggtttgtactgagagcggagacgagatccttgGCACTCGTATCGGTGAGACCGACATgggtcagcctggagatgagagagagtgagggtgaaggacacagagagacaggagacggtacaaatccccgttgtttatcagtaacacaattactgatcacattaatgttcagttcaGACACCCAgtaactgtaaacacaatctcccacagtccagCATTTACTCCAGTTTCGGTATTTTACACTCGCGGTtcttcagagccgcagacaccataTTTTTAAGTAGGTACAGTGGAGGTGTCGGGGGTAAgactttaacacagagagtggcgagtgcgtggaatggcgGAGGCAGAAACCATAGGGTctttaacagactcctggatggctacatggagctcagaaaaatagagagctataggtaaagcttcggtagttctaaggtaggaacatgttcggcacagttttgtgggccgaagggcctgtattgtgctgtatgttttccatgtttctttgattctactgatcacattaatgttcagtgtcagacactcagtgactATAAACACAATCtgccacagtctggtacttaccacagtgtctgtattttacactccggattcctcagagccacagacaccagtttcactcctgaatctcccagtttattaaaactcaggtccagctccgacagtaatgggtttgtactgagagctgAGGCGAgttcctcggcaccagaatctgtgagaccgacattgtccagcctggagatgagagagagtgagggtgaaggacacagagagacaggagacggtacaaatccccactgtttatcagtaacacaattactgatgtTTTTTTCTTCAGCACGATTGTGcaggtcggccagtgagaacagcgagaagagtttaaaaggaagaccgatttacagagcgagcgtcagaggagcgggagacagagtaggaaggctttggctcaacggggcttcggcgataaagggtcgaggcgaggtaggttatctgtttacaatacagacagagagtatgtgtgtgaggctagtTGTCTCTGCttagtgtcagatgtgggagaccCGTCGTCTTTGTGATTATTattaatgacctagatgaggcagtggagggatgggttagtaagtttgcttgtGACACAAAGGTTATCCACAAaggttgtggattgtgtggaaggttgttagaggttacaatgggacattgatagaatgcataatcgggctgagaagtggcagatggagttcaacccagataaatgtgagttgGTTacttttggtaggttaaatgtgatggcagaatgtagtattaatggtaagacttggcagcgtggaggatcagatggatcttggggtccgagtccattggacaccCAAAGCTGCAGCGCAtattgactctgtagttaagaaggcatacggtgtattggccttcattaatcgtgggattgagtttaagagccgagaggtaatgtattGCTATATAGGACCTTGCTCGGACCGCAATTGGaatgctgtgctcagttctggtcgcctcactagaggagggacatggaaaccatagaaagggtgcagaggagatttacaaggatgttgcctggtttggggagcatgccttatgagaataccttgagtgaactcggccttttctcttggagGAACCgatgatgagaagtgacctgacagaggtgtacaagatcatCAGTGGCATCgaatgtgtggatagtcagaggcttttccccagggctgaaatggctagcatgagagggtatATTTTtaggtgcttggatgtaggtacaggggagatgtcaggggtaagttttcttttACACGGAGACTATttagtacgtggaatgggctgacggCAGCGCTGGTGGAGATGGAAACCATAGAGTCTTTAAGAGACtcatggatggctacatggagctcagaaaaatagagggctaagggtaatgCTTAGGTATTTCTatggtaggaacatgttcggcacagctttgtgggccgaagggcctgtattgcgctgtctGTTTTCTATGCTTCTTTGTTTCACTGATCACaataatgttcagtgtcagacaccctgtgactgtaaacacaatctcccacagtctggtacttaccgcagtttctgtattttacactcggggttcctcagagccgcagacaccagtttcagtCCTGAATCTCCCAGCTGATTCCCCCCAAGTCTAAACAgaaacagacaaattgatgaTCAAAGTGATTCAAGCCATGTTTCtgagggaatttctctcactcggatatttgaggaaacattaaacccttcaaTAAATCGCTAATCGGAGTTCccgtcactgtcaatgtccctcactgcccaaCTCCAGGGTATTTACGGAATGCCAGTAATTTACTcccacagtgaggaagatttgtaAATGGGTAAGTATTAATGGGAGATGTTGGAAGTGATCCCacctgagagaaagggataggaaGACAGATCCTGCAGGAGATGGGTGGGTCTGAACTGATGTCCACAATCGGGAGAGGAGATGCGCCCGTGGGGTCTGGGTATCTGGTAGTGAGCACAGTCACACAGGTGGACTGATGGTGAtagtcacacacggggaagggcaggCAAGGACAATCTCataatggtatttctttccttctcactgggacagtctgcagacggtctcttgtccctcaccgggaagggggtgtgaatctctgacccacctgctgcagtcagtgtcggtctgggtgtcagtaacagtgagaaggaatattgtcaatggacgtgtcacaggcagcgagaaacacggccattcctgtgatttactaccattaaactaatgtccgttgttcactgatctgatgaagtctccagcatcccttcacaaggaacctTCCCATCGTTGGGCATTTGTCAGAAGTCTTGGCAATCTGAATTACTACAGTTTTACCCAAAAaactttacattgaaacaacacaatggaacagtttcgcagttcagagtgagagataaatcaagttacctcaactcccgGCACTTGTACaacccgggtcccagccgctgggttccttcacactgaatgtggcagtacTCTAGGTTGAGgtattttattgtatcacagagtccgatgacatgagacaggaccgcgcagtcaatcggggttaGTGtgattccactgaatgaaagtgtttccacagatcgcagtgcggcctgagccagtccacgattctgagactcaaacaggtagtgcaatatgttcaggaggctccttttaccagatTCACTCCTcgtgtttccactctggcgtttaacctcctccttcacccagtcaatcacccggcaggttgtttcatgagtaaatggacccagaaactcctccaggccccgagctatCATTGGGGAGgaaagaccagcaacaaaacggagaaatacttcaaatcgcccatctgtcgtgttgtgggCTTCAGTAAGGAATatcaggatatccccgggatgtggattcaggaattgtgcgactgcagctacaaactcttggatggtgaggtgtgggaatgtgtacactatgccccgggcagaatcctctctctccaaaagctccatcaggaacccggacaggaactgggaagactgcagattgtacttgatcaaatctccatctgtaaacacaatcttcttctcggacactcctctgaaggccatctgaccaaccctgagaaACACATCGCGGgagttctcaatctcacggccgtggtttttcaggatgttgtaaatatagtaggagtacagttgggtgatggtcttgggtactcgctgcgggtccctgactctttgtgtgaagaaggggcccagtgccagagcaaggatccagcagtaggaggggttgtagctcatggtgtacaggatctcgttctcttCCACGTGTTTGATAACAGCTGCTGCCATCGTATGTTCTTCAAAatacctgatgaaatattccttccgttcctcactaACAAATCCGAGAATTTCGGCCCAGACACTAATCCGAGCCTTtttcaataaatgtaacgcagcgggacgggtggtcaccagcactgaacaccctgggagcagcttgccctggattaaactgtacacaatgtcagacaccttgcacttgaattcaggatctgtgcatgtgGACTGAGTTTCTGTGTCTCTGCGACTGTCAGAAAAATCAATTCTGTCATTGAATGtatccaaaccatcgaatataaacagcaatccctctgggttcttccagacctctctcaggatattcccaaagtaaggatactgatccagaatcagttccttcaggtttattctgcagttaatggtgtttaaatcccggaatttgaaactgaatacaaactggaactgttggtatattttccccgtggcccagtcataaacaatcttttgtatcattgttgttttcccaatccccgggactccagccactgctgccgagctcccagatttggatttactccgggaaaagctactctggaacaactgatcagtccggattttttccagctttcGGCGGAGATGGTTCTCTCTCAATTCCtcatggtctctgcctcttgccagcagctcatgttccaccagtgtccgatctcgaacagtagaaatgaccgtgagctcagcgtatcgatcaaccagcttgaaaaccttcaccttctccctcatcaggatcgtgttcactctcagtgtttcagtttgtgccctcagagtctccttgtgtttctgctgaacatcttccatgggaacagagaacatTGTCAATATATCAAATTGTTCAACTGACAAAGAATATCATAACTgcatttcaacattcagtgtttgagattacatgaattAATTCAATGCTTCCATGGAAATTAGGACAGAAAGCAAAATTATTTTCACAGACACTAGAACTGAGAGAAAATGTCCAATCCTTAAATTCTGGTACTAATGACTTGTGAAGGTAATCATTCCCCCGATATCCTAATTCAATCCTGACTGTACTTATGTTACAACAACATTTCACTATATTTAAAGCATTGTTTGCATCATTAACAGTCGATGTTAATAGTGATCTGGTGCGGAAATATGGAGAGCAGGACACTGTGCATTTTGACAAAGCTGCACACTGGGGCGTCAGAGGTGTCCACTGCTCTTGCATCTAAACAGGAACAGAATATGTAGGAAATACTCAAGTCGGGTAGCATCTGGAGAAGAATGACAGTGAAGTTCCGGATCGATAACCCATCAGAACGACAAGAATGAAAATGGATGGAGGAGGATGGAGTGATGGAGGAGCGGAGGAAAGATGGAAAGGAATCTCCGTGAATGGCAGAGACCATAAGCGTATCAGTGGTGTACATCGTGTGTGTGGAGAAGGTGGTGAAGTCTTGGCAACTGCTACTGATCAGTCTGGCAGGTGGAGTGTGGGGCACTGTATTATGATGCCTCCGCCTATCAGAGTCGACCATGGACGTTGCGGCCCGGATGactagatacgcaagccaggaCACTCTTCCATTGATTAACTTCCTTCTCCTATGATAGTTCCTTCATTTTTATGGATTCTGCTTTTATTTCCGTTCAGTGATGCgtaccctttatcagaactgcaTATGCTTGTCCGGAGTGCTGAATCCTCCTTGCGTTGATGAAAATATAACCTTagagctaattgtggatttcAGTTAGGCCACACtgatttctggtcgcctcactataggaaggatatggaagcattgaaaagggtacagaggagattcaccaggatactgcctggtttagagagtatggatcatgatcagagattaaaggagctagggctttatt
This window harbors:
- the LOC132387111 gene encoding NACHT, LRR and PYD domains-containing protein 3-like isoform X2 — protein: MATEPEFTISDLLAEGGEYRLYQLTKFYRDRLKQAIEEKVERLGWMLTKEGHFSREENEKVTELTEKGNRAESSRLFLSLVMGKGSRARRAMWESFVTWRTELPKLDKILREVQELGPDPQEYMDIGQVLSELPSHLIDVQQKHKETLRAQTETLRVNTILMREKVKVFKLVDRYAELTVISTVRDRTLVEHELLARGRDHEELRENHLRRKLEKIRTDQLFQSSFSRSKSKSGSSAAVAGVPGIGKTTMIQKIVYDWATGKIYQQFQFVFSFKFRDLNTINCRINLKELILDQYPYFGNILREVWKNPEGLLFIFDGLDTFNDRIDFSDSRRDTETQSTCTDPEFKCKVSDIVYSLIQGKLLPGCSVLVTTRPAALHLLKKARISVWAEILGFVSEERKEYFIRYFEEHTMAAAVIKHVEENEILYTMSYNPSYCWILALALGPFFTQRVRDPQRVPKTITQLYSYYIYNILKNHGREIENSRDVFLRVGQMAFRGVSEKKIVFTDGDLIKYNLQSSQFLSGFLMELLEREDSARGIVYTFPHLTIQEFVAAVAQFLNPHPGDILIFLTEAHNTTDGRFEVFLRFVAGLSSPMIARGLEEFLGPFTHETTCRVIDWVKEEVKRQSGNTRSESGKRSLLNILHYLFESQNRGLAQAALRSVETLSFSGITLTPIDCAVLSHVIGLCDTIKYLNLEYCHIQCEGTQRLGPGLYKCRELRLGGNQLGDSGLKLVSAALRNPECKIQKLRLDNVGLTDSGAEELASALSTNPLLSELDLSFNKLGDSGVKLVSVALRNPECKIQTLWLTHVGLTDTSAKDLVSALSTNPSLTELYLSDNKLGDSGVKLVSMALRNPECKIQALRLGSVGLTDSGVEDLVSALSTKPSLTWLNLGSNSLTDRSVPALRHLILTLPSLEWIGLHWNRFSEAEGNKLRSLRGLRPGLIVVDL
- the LOC132387111 gene encoding NACHT, LRR and PYD domains-containing protein 3-like isoform X1, with protein sequence MSQWNVTAAAEEEQSQPVDSYVRDTEQDLGNGTSEATACQLGSSLNTELSTPKQEAEPEFTISDLLAEGGEYRLYQLTKFYRDRLKQAIEEKVERLGWMLTKEGHFSREENEKVTELTEKGNRAESSRLFLSLVMGKGSRARRAMWESFVTWRTELPKLDKILREVQELGPDPQEYMDIGQVLSELPSHLIDVQQKHKETLRAQTETLRVNTILMREKVKVFKLVDRYAELTVISTVRDRTLVEHELLARGRDHEELRENHLRRKLEKIRTDQLFQSSFSRSKSKSGSSAAVAGVPGIGKTTMIQKIVYDWATGKIYQQFQFVFSFKFRDLNTINCRINLKELILDQYPYFGNILREVWKNPEGLLFIFDGLDTFNDRIDFSDSRRDTETQSTCTDPEFKCKVSDIVYSLIQGKLLPGCSVLVTTRPAALHLLKKARISVWAEILGFVSEERKEYFIRYFEEHTMAAAVIKHVEENEILYTMSYNPSYCWILALALGPFFTQRVRDPQRVPKTITQLYSYYIYNILKNHGREIENSRDVFLRVGQMAFRGVSEKKIVFTDGDLIKYNLQSSQFLSGFLMELLEREDSARGIVYTFPHLTIQEFVAAVAQFLNPHPGDILIFLTEAHNTTDGRFEVFLRFVAGLSSPMIARGLEEFLGPFTHETTCRVIDWVKEEVKRQSGNTRSESGKRSLLNILHYLFESQNRGLAQAALRSVETLSFSGITLTPIDCAVLSHVIGLCDTIKYLNLEYCHIQCEGTQRLGPGLYKCRELRLGGNQLGDSGLKLVSAALRNPECKIQKLRLDNVGLTDSGAEELASALSTNPLLSELDLSFNKLGDSGVKLVSVALRNPECKIQTLWLTHVGLTDTSAKDLVSALSTNPSLTELYLSDNKLGDSGVKLVSMALRNPECKIQALRLGSVGLTDSGVEDLVSALSTKPSLTWLNLGSNSLTDRSVPALRHLILTLPSLEWIGLHWNRFSEAEGNKLRSLRGLRPGLIVVDL